Part of the Impatiens glandulifera chromosome 8, dImpGla2.1, whole genome shotgun sequence genome is shown below.
TAGCATCGACGATTGCGTAAgatatcaaatttaatatttaacatggATGTCTAATGTTCGATTCACAATAAGAACACTCTAATGAAGTGGGGATCATAAAAAACCTggttaaattgattttttttttcagtacACAGATCCCTCACGCTGTTGGGGCTGCATATTCACTGAAAATGGACAAAACCGACGCTTGTGCAGTCACGTATTTTGGGGATGGTGGGACTAGTGAGGTAAAAATATTCTGTATCACTGTTTGTAACACTTTTTGGGTCGGGACActaaaacataaacaaatttatgaatatacGTCTAACTAAGTTATGATCTGAGTACACTATCTCTCATTTAAATCGAAATTCAAATGAGATACTTCACAAAAACAAAGTGTTTTCAATCCCTAAAACCAAATTTTGTTTATCTTGctctttcattttatttatatttccttttagaaaatttgttaaacttGCACATGATCTATGGTCATTTTTAGGGAGATTTCCATGCTGGCTTAAACTTTGCGGCAGTTATGGAGGCTCCTGTTATATTTTTCTGTCGAAACAATGGGTGGGCAATCAGCACACCGATATCGGATCAGTTTCGAAGTATTGTATTTACAACTTTGCCCTGTTAAGATTTGAATATGATATAGGAaaccatatatttatttttgtttgggtcgTTTTGTAGGTGATGGTGTTGTGGTAAGAGGACAAGCTTATGGAGTAAGAAGTATTCGGGTAGATGGAAACGATGCTCTAGCTGTGTTTACTGCAGTTCAAGCAGCACGAGAAATGGCTATCAAGGAGAAGAGACCCGTCTTGATTGAAGTATGTTCAATATCAAggaaaataaattgattatgtaAGTTAGCTACTCTAAAATCagacttttgtttttttgaaaacaggCACTCACATATAGAGTGGGTCATCATTCAACTTCTGATGATTCGACGAAATATCGTCAGGTGGATGAAATTGAATGGTGGAGAGTGGCGGGAAGCCCTGTAGGTAGATTCAAGAAGTGGATCCAAGGCAATGGGTGGTGGAGCGATGAAGACGAATCAGAGCTACAAACGAAAGTGAGAAACCAGGTAAAGTTTTCACCATAACTTGATGGAATAATAATGCACAATCATCGAAAGGCTGAAGCAACCAGAAATAAAGAACCGAATTTGAAACACAATATGACTCGGCCAAAATGTTCAAATCTCACTAAAAACGTTTTGTTTCgaaattgttttcaaatgtgACCATAATTACTTGATTAAACACTTATTCTTCTACTACTACAGCTTGTCCAAGCTTTGCAAGTGGCTGAAAAGATGGAGAAACCAGAGATTAAACATCTTTTTACAGACGTTTACGATGAGCCCCCTTCCAACCTTCGAGAGCAAGAGCGGTCACTTAGAGAGACCATCAAACGACACCCCAAAGACTACCACCATTAGGTTTCTTTTGTATAAAACATAATTGAAGTTTACATGTTTTCTTTTAGGTATTCTTAAGACACACTATAATAGAAAGAAAGCCATAACTTCTCTTCTCTTTATCTAAACATAATATCTCACTTTAAgtcagttttattattattattcaattgaTTCGAGATTAATTATCAAACCGCTGGTGTCTCCTCTGAGCTCGGTGAAATAACTTCGGTGTACCACTGATTAACTCCACGCGTGATGAAGCTGGCCTCTGCATTGCGGTTTACACAAAATGTAAATCCTAATCTCGATAAACCAATgctaaattataatgatttcgcCTTACCCGATATAAAAACATCTTTATATTCCTCGTCGTCGTAGATGAAACGAGGAGGGTCAGGAGAACCCACTCCAACAATAGTACTTCCACTACACACAACACACATTATTACTATTAGAAGCCTGCAACAAAATTCacaagaacaaaaacaaatgaaaaatgtTTACCTTCCAGACATGAAAACAGCATTATATTGCCCACGACCAGCTGCAATCATCCGCTGTTTAAGTCTTTTCAGAGAAGGAAGAACTCGAAAAGCCGGAGGTTCTGCAATGtagaatcaaacataaatcatcGAGAGCAAGTATATATCAATGAAAGATTCAAACATTACCTAAATCATTTACACAATCATCTTGAGATAATCCATTTTTCGAGATCTTCTCCAGTAAATACAATGGATCAATCTTACTACTTTCATCCAGTTGAAGACTCtgtaaaaatgaaaatgaaatttgaattattaaccAAACAGTtagttcttcttcttgttcttcttatTCGTAATCGCAAAATCACATACCTTGTAAACCTGGGCTGTTGGACATGCCTCCTTAGGTTTTACAAGAACCAATGGAATGTCAGATGAAAATGGTGCTGGAATATCTTCAACTATCTGGAAGAACAACATTACATTACTAATAACTGATTCTTGATTCTGATTCAGATTCAAAACTTAACAGAGATGAGTAAATTAGGGTTTACCTCACCTCTCCCAGTACAATAAGCAGCTCCATGGGAGAAAAAGAAAGGTATATCTGAACCAATTTCACTCGACCATTCTTGAAGCTCCTTTTCAGTAGCTAAACATCCACTGAACTGATTCGCAGCCCATAAAGCAGTGGCAGCATTACTGCTCCCACCGCCAAGCCCAGCACCAGTTGGAACCCTTTTATCAAGATgaatctaacaaaacaaacaccaatcatcatcatcatcatggtCAATGGAAATCACTCAAACTATCAAATATCCAAATCTCTATAAACCTTACCCAAAAGAAATTGTCTGTCTCAGTCTTCTTTCTATACAGATTAAGTGCCTTAATGATCTGTACACTCATAAATATAAGCACAATCATAAGAGAATCAAACTAGGGTTTATAGATTATAATGTTGACTTATAATTACCAAGTTTGTATCATCAAGAGGGACTCCAGACACATTGGTGGAAAGTCGATCCTTCGATTTTGAAGGCGCCAATGAGAACTTGATCTTATCTCCTAGACTTATTACCTGGATTAGCAAATAACAGATAGAGTTTAGTTCTTCTGTTCTTCACAATAGACAATATGAAGAGATATGAAAAACGGTTATTACATGGAAAAGAGAAGCTAAATCATGATATCCGTCTTCTCTCTTGCCAGTTATCCTCAAGAACGCGTTGATCTGCATTTACAAGCGCTATTAAGCTTCATAGAAATCACAAAAACAACTACAAAACTACAGTACAAATCAGTATACATTACCTTGCAAGGTGAAAACAAAGTAAGCCTTGAAAGTCCAGCGCCTTTATCAACTTCATCAGCAAATCTATTCAATCTCTCTTCAACATCGTATACTATCTACCGATAAACGGAAAGAAAAATTCAGATAGATATATGTTCAATTCTTAATAGCTAAAATGGAAGATTGTAAGAGAGATGAATTACCTCGACTTGTCTTCTCTCAGATTTGGATTCAGAAGCTGTGGCTCTAACAGAAAGCGGTTTGTTGAATTGAGATTTTCGAAGAGAAAGTGGTAACGCATTCGGCTTGAAGGACGAAAACAGACAATTCGTTTGAACGGAGAGATTGCGGTTTCCGCCGGCTCCGGCGCCGGAGCCTCCGCCGCGGGAGGATGAGAGGAAGATGTTAGTGCAGGAAAGATGAGAGGAAGCCATGGCCATTGATGCTGCTGATTCTGGTAACAGATACCAGAGTTGGAAGAAGacgaagaataaataaaatggaggagaaaaaaatatataatatatatttttttcaattttggtAGGTTAAATggaaaaaagttatatataaataaaagttataagtcaacattaataatcttataatcttaatattgttctaattttatttttatattaaattaattagatatttactttataaaaatgattcaaTTTTATCCTTTTAGAAATTGAGTTGATTTGTTgagaaataaattttgtatccGGTGtttaaaaattactttaaaacggtcaaatgtttttcaataaaataacagaaaataataatattataatagtaaattttttatttatattttttttaataaatatataaataaaataataatataataaagaaagcaaataattaaataataaattatttatttattatttatttttgtctttatatattaatttaatttgatattataatattattattttatgttattttttgaaaagaatTTGGCCAgaggaaatatttttttaaagggaTAAACAGTCTATTTTATAATACATgacaactaaaaaaaattactttttatttaaatatatatattttaaaatggagAAAATTATAGGTTCGtatacaattaatttattagaattttttgggtatattaataattta
Proteins encoded:
- the LOC124911566 gene encoding 2-oxoisovalerate dehydrogenase subunit alpha 2, mitochondrial-like; amino-acid sequence: MSSYWLRSRNILNGFKSKISSGFCTIDHTFASLSTDQIHRYHRKADQISNKVPKIYFPSNRFKSTKSANANQVLDFPGGKVNFTSEMKFIPESSSERICCYRILDDNGRLMNGEFIQISQEFAVKMYINMVTLQVMDTVFYEAQRQGRISFYATSIGEEAINIASAAALNNDDMIFPQYREPGILLWRGFTLEEFANQCCGNIADYGKGRQMPIHYGSNKLNYFTVASTIATQIPHAVGAAYSLKMDKTDACAVTYFGDGGTSEGDFHAGLNFAAVMEAPVIFFCRNNGWAISTPISDQFRSDGVVVRGQAYGVRSIRVDGNDALAVFTAVQAAREMAIKEKRPVLIEALTYRVGHHSTSDDSTKYRQVDEIEWWRVAGSPVGRFKKWIQGNGWWSDEDESELQTKVRNQLVQALQVAEKMEKPEIKHLFTDVYDEPPSNLREQERSLRETIKRHPKDYHH
- the LOC124911567 gene encoding 4-diphosphocytidyl-2-C-methyl-D-erythritol kinase, chloroplastic/chromoplastic — protein: MAMASSHLSCTNIFLSSSRGGGSGAGAGGNRNLSVQTNCLFSSFKPNALPLSLRKSQFNKPLSVRATASESKSERRQVEIVYDVEERLNRFADEVDKGAGLSRLTLFSPCKINAFLRITGKREDGYHDLASLFHVISLGDKIKFSLAPSKSKDRLSTNVSGVPLDDTNLIIKALNLYRKKTETDNFFWIHLDKRVPTGAGLGGGSSNAATALWAANQFSGCLATEKELQEWSSEIGSDIPFFFSHGAAYCTGRGEIVEDIPAPFSSDIPLVLVKPKEACPTAQVYKSLQLDESSKIDPLYLLEKISKNGLSQDDCVNDLEPPAFRVLPSLKRLKQRMIAAGRGQYNAVFMSGSGSTIVGVGSPDPPRFIYDDEEYKDVFISEASFITRGVNQWYTEVISPSSEETPAV